A region from the Anaerolineales bacterium genome encodes:
- a CDS encoding TetR/AcrR family transcriptional regulator — protein sequence MSPGRQETHQHILIVAQKLFAAGGYDATGVAEICLQAGVSKGAFYHHFASKHALFLELLDGWLASLDAGFARAERQADDVPTALRQMADLVAAGIRRPEAQLPMMLEFWAQAQRDPAIWQRAVEPYRKYQAYFEQLIAQGVETGTIRPVPPRVAAIMLTSMAVGLLMQAQFAPDSNEWGEAMRATVELFLEGLAGSQA from the coding sequence ATGTCGCCTGGTCGTCAAGAAACCCACCAGCATATCTTGATTGTGGCGCAGAAGCTGTTTGCCGCCGGCGGATACGATGCGACCGGCGTGGCGGAGATCTGCTTGCAGGCCGGCGTGAGCAAAGGCGCTTTCTACCACCACTTTGCCTCCAAGCACGCCCTGTTCCTTGAGCTGCTCGACGGCTGGCTGGCATCATTGGACGCCGGCTTTGCCAGGGCGGAGCGCCAGGCAGACGACGTGCCGACAGCCTTGCGCCAGATGGCTGACCTGGTGGCGGCCGGGATCCGTCGTCCCGAGGCGCAGCTGCCGATGATGCTCGAATTCTGGGCGCAGGCGCAACGCGACCCAGCCATTTGGCAGAGAGCTGTTGAACCGTATCGGAAGTATCAGGCCTACTTCGAGCAGCTGATCGCACAGGGGGTCGAAACGGGCACGATCCGACCGGTGCCGCCCCGGGTAGCAGCGATCATGCTGACCTCGATGGCCGTTGGCCTGCTGATGCAGGCGCAATTCGCCCCGGACTCGAACGAATGGGGCGAGGCCATGCGAGCGACGGTCGAGCTGTTCCTCGAAGGTTTGGCAGGGAGCCAAGCATGA